One genomic segment of Clostridium saccharoperbutylacetonicum N1-4(HMT) includes these proteins:
- the modB gene encoding molybdate ABC transporter permease subunit: MDYAPLWISVKTAILSTMITFFVGILISYWMANFNGKAKGIIDGLFTLPLILPPTVVGFFLLLLFGKNGPIGKLLELFNTSIIFSWSATVIAAIVVSFPMMYRTTRAAFEQIDINIISAARTLGLNEFKIFYKIAIPLAMPGIIGGLVLSFARAIGEFGATLMIAGNIPGKTQTMPLAIFFAAEGGDMEKALLWVIIIVLLSLILILLMNYWSEIQLKLMGRRS; the protein is encoded by the coding sequence ATGGATTATGCACCTTTATGGATTTCAGTAAAAACAGCTATTCTTTCAACTATGATAACATTCTTTGTAGGAATTTTAATTTCTTATTGGATGGCAAATTTCAATGGAAAAGCTAAAGGAATAATAGATGGACTTTTCACCTTGCCTTTAATTCTTCCTCCAACTGTCGTAGGATTCTTTTTGCTATTACTTTTTGGAAAAAATGGTCCAATAGGAAAGCTATTAGAACTTTTTAACACTTCAATAATCTTCAGCTGGAGTGCTACAGTAATTGCAGCAATAGTTGTATCATTCCCAATGATGTACAGAACTACACGTGCTGCTTTTGAGCAAATAGATATAAATATAATTTCTGCTGCTAGGACTCTAGGTCTTAACGAATTTAAAATATTTTATAAAATAGCTATTCCATTAGCAATGCCAGGTATAATTGGAGGACTAGTTCTATCTTTTGCTAGAGCTATTGGTGAATTTGGTGCTACATTAATGATAGCTGGGAATATTCCTGGTAAGACTCAAACCATGCCACTTGCCATCTTTTTTGCAGCTGAAGGTGGAGATATGGAAAAAGCATTGCTTTGGGTTATAATAATTGTATTATTATCACTGATATTAATATTATTAATGAATTATTGGTCAGAGATTCAACTTAAACTAATGGGAAGAAGGTCATAA
- a CDS encoding sulfate/molybdate ABC transporter ATP-binding protein: MSLYIDVEKEFSSFKLNVNFKHERGILGFLGASGCGKSMTLKCISGLVTPSKGKIIINDSTFFDSEKRINLCPQKRKVGYLFQNYALFPHMNIIDNIEAGISSLQDKEKKAVCKEYIERLGISGLEKHYPWQLSGGQQQRVALARALITNPDTLLLDEPFSALDQHLRNNLEKELLSILKSYKGNVIFVTHDIAEAYRVCDDIIVYENGKSLEKREKKALFKRPKTLSEATLTGCKNISKAKKTGTYTIYTEDWGYEFVTADEVLDNVQYLCIRAHDLEVYNGEKLENTFSFVIENIIENPFEFTLFLKNKLVPSSSQIEYKLEKKYMKYCINEIISLTFPKDSLFYF; this comes from the coding sequence ATGTCATTATACATAGATGTTGAAAAGGAATTTTCTTCTTTCAAGTTAAACGTAAACTTTAAGCATGAAAGAGGAATTCTAGGTTTTTTAGGAGCCTCCGGCTGTGGCAAAAGCATGACCTTAAAATGTATTTCAGGTCTAGTTACTCCATCAAAGGGAAAAATTATTATTAATGATTCAACTTTTTTTGACTCAGAAAAAAGAATAAATTTATGCCCACAAAAAAGAAAAGTTGGTTACTTATTTCAAAATTATGCTTTATTTCCTCATATGAATATAATAGATAATATTGAAGCTGGTATTTCTAGTTTACAGGATAAAGAAAAAAAAGCTGTATGTAAAGAGTATATAGAACGCTTAGGAATTTCTGGATTAGAAAAGCATTATCCCTGGCAACTATCTGGAGGACAACAGCAAAGAGTAGCTTTAGCTAGAGCACTAATCACTAATCCTGATACTTTGCTTTTAGATGAACCTTTTTCAGCACTGGATCAACATCTTAGAAACAATTTAGAAAAAGAATTATTGTCTATATTAAAAAGCTATAAAGGCAATGTTATTTTTGTGACTCATGATATAGCTGAAGCATATAGAGTTTGTGACGATATCATTGTATATGAAAATGGAAAATCGTTAGAAAAAAGAGAAAAGAAAGCTTTATTTAAACGCCCCAAAACACTTTCTGAAGCAACTTTAACAGGTTGCAAAAACATTTCTAAAGCTAAGAAGACAGGTACATATACTATTTACACTGAAGATTGGGGATATGAATTTGTAACAGCTGATGAGGTTCTTGACAATGTACAATACCTTTGTATACGCGCACATGATCTAGAGGTTTACAATGGTGAGAAATTAGAAAATACTTTTTCTTTTGTTATTGAAAACATAATAGAAAACCCCTTTGAATTCACTCTATTTTTGAAGAATAAATTGGTTCCTTCTTCAAGTCAAATTGAATATAAACTTGAAAAAAAGTATATGAAATATTGCATAAATGAAATAATCTCGTTAACTTTTCCTAAAGATAGTTTATTTTATTTTTAA
- a CDS encoding Fe-only nitrogenase accessory AnfO family protein, with protein MIKKIAIYENNLGEITDLSANGFVRIYSKNNDKWSVEEETSVEIFNLDENILLNTLNLSEALNNCKVFVSKEIPDLIHEMLNNFGISIWKMEGKQNEILEYVSKKEEEEEEEIKFIITSKYNEKRRTIYPKEIGKKGYYILSLKEIQKHNTGTTTKQALRPFLNNNNFNELIVICSHIPNWLEPELKTQNLNYEFSKTGQNDYIILINHNN; from the coding sequence ATGATTAAAAAAATTGCAATATACGAAAATAATTTGGGAGAAATAACTGATTTAAGTGCAAATGGATTTGTTAGAATTTATTCTAAGAATAATGATAAATGGAGTGTAGAAGAAGAAACATCAGTAGAGATTTTTAATTTAGATGAAAATATACTTTTAAATACTTTAAATCTTTCAGAGGCTTTGAATAATTGTAAAGTTTTTGTTTCAAAAGAAATACCTGATTTAATTCATGAAATGCTTAATAACTTTGGGATCAGTATATGGAAAATGGAAGGAAAGCAAAATGAAATTCTTGAATATGTTTCTAAAAAAGAAGAGGAAGAGGAAGAAGAAATTAAATTTATAATAACTTCAAAATATAATGAAAAAAGGCGTACTATTTATCCAAAGGAGATTGGCAAAAAAGGATATTATATTTTAAGTTTAAAAGAAATACAAAAACACAACACTGGGACCACAACTAAACAGGCCTTGAGACCTTTTTTAAATAATAATAACTTTAATGAATTAATTGTAATTTGCAGTCATATTCCCAATTGGTTAGAACCTGAATTGAAAACACAAAATTTGAATTATGAATTTTCAAAAACAGGACAAAACGATTATATTATCTTAATTAATCATAATAATTAA
- a CDS encoding ATP-binding cassette domain-containing protein, with the protein MKFITFSGPPSSGKTSVILKVIASLKNDNDRFGVVKFDCLTTYDDILYNKAGVEVLVGLSGNLCPDHFYISNINECIKYAIDKHLDVLISESAGLCNRCSPHIKDILAVCVIDSLSGINTPKKIGPMLKFADIIVITKGDIVSQAEREVFTFMVKETNPNAKILYVNGLTGQGAYELSMCLKETNDIETLEGRKLRFTMPSALCSYCLGETMIGNDYQTGNVKKMSFNEKKNSNSIINNITMANNNDALVENNNVIIKTISILGGHDKNGCKEEVNLTINSGEIICIVGSTGSGKSRLLEDIECIASGDTPTGRIVKIFGENLYSGKLVAQLSQNMNFVMDVTVKEFIKIHAKSRRVKGIDEVTKKIIYHANALAGEKFDECTSVTALSGGQSRALMIADTAFLSTSPIVLIDEIENAGVDRSKALKLLVKEGKIVFVSTHDPILALLGDKRLVIKNGAINKVITTSEKEKENLKIIKRFDNKMLEIRNSLRYGELIDWNMEKYFT; encoded by the coding sequence TTGAAATTTATTACATTTTCCGGACCGCCATCATCTGGTAAAACTTCAGTAATTTTAAAAGTTATCGCTAGTCTAAAAAACGATAATGATCGTTTCGGGGTGGTAAAATTTGATTGTCTTACAACTTATGACGATATACTTTATAATAAGGCAGGCGTTGAAGTGTTAGTTGGACTATCAGGAAATTTATGCCCAGATCATTTTTATATTAGCAATATTAATGAATGTATAAAATATGCAATTGATAAACATCTAGATGTGTTGATAAGTGAAAGTGCAGGATTATGTAATAGATGTTCTCCTCACATAAAAGATATTTTAGCAGTATGTGTTATTGATAGTCTTTCTGGAATTAATACACCCAAAAAAATCGGACCTATGCTGAAATTTGCAGATATAATAGTCATTACAAAAGGAGATATAGTATCTCAAGCGGAAAGAGAAGTTTTTACTTTTATGGTGAAAGAGACAAATCCTAATGCTAAAATTTTATATGTCAATGGATTAACAGGACAAGGTGCGTATGAATTAAGCATGTGCTTAAAAGAAACAAATGACATAGAAACTCTTGAAGGTAGAAAACTTAGATTTACAATGCCTTCGGCATTATGTTCTTATTGCCTTGGTGAAACTATGATAGGTAACGATTATCAAACTGGAAATGTTAAAAAAATGAGTTTTAATGAAAAGAAAAATTCTAATAGCATAATAAATAATATAACAATGGCAAATAATAACGACGCACTTGTAGAAAATAATAACGTTATTATTAAAACAATATCAATTTTAGGTGGACATGATAAAAATGGATGTAAAGAAGAAGTTAATTTAACTATTAATTCAGGTGAGATTATATGCATAGTAGGGTCTACTGGATCTGGTAAAAGCAGATTACTCGAAGATATAGAGTGTATTGCAAGCGGTGACACACCTACAGGTAGAATTGTAAAAATATTTGGAGAAAATTTATATTCAGGCAAGTTGGTTGCTCAGCTTTCTCAAAACATGAATTTTGTAATGGATGTAACTGTTAAGGAATTCATAAAAATTCATGCAAAGAGCAGAAGGGTTAAGGGAATTGATGAGGTTACAAAAAAAATCATCTACCATGCAAATGCACTTGCAGGTGAAAAATTTGATGAATGCACTTCTGTAACTGCATTGAGTGGAGGCCAATCAAGAGCATTAATGATTGCAGATACTGCATTTTTAAGTACTTCTCCAATAGTGCTTATTGATGAAATAGAAAATGCAGGAGTTGATAGAAGTAAAGCTTTGAAGTTATTGGTTAAAGAAGGGAAGATAGTCTTTGTTTCCACCCATGATCCTATTTTGGCATTGCTTGGTGATAAGAGACTAGTAATTAAAAATGGTGCAATAAATAAAGTTATTACTACAAGTGAAAAAGAAAAAGAAAATTTGAAAATTATTAAAAGATTTGATAATAAAATGCTCGAAATCAGAAATTCTTTAAGATATGGGGAATTAATAGATTGGAATATGGAAAAATATTTCACATAG
- a CDS encoding Fe-only nitrogenase accessory AnfO family protein has translation MNEIGVFLSEKDNISSFEDAKYIKIFIKDKCTWEIRKVILINRTNGKRGINEIRLEYQNLIKEFGECKIIMVTKAFGIPYSVFYMEDFSVWEFEGNPLKYLDEVMDGEIEQEELSNQQMDIAKKMKDGYYFIDLQELELTNPEISSKMAINPYLENDEVEKIEIRCCHVPPWLVNKENNGEIKLEVNEIGRNDYKVILCKK, from the coding sequence ATGAATGAGATAGGAGTATTCCTTTCCGAAAAAGACAATATAAGTTCTTTTGAAGATGCAAAATATATTAAAATTTTTATAAAGGATAAATGCACATGGGAAATTAGAAAAGTTATTTTAATTAATCGAACAAATGGAAAAAGGGGAATAAATGAAATTAGATTAGAATATCAAAATCTTATTAAAGAATTTGGGGAATGCAAAATTATAATGGTCACTAAAGCTTTTGGAATCCCGTATAGTGTTTTTTATATGGAAGATTTTAGTGTTTGGGAATTTGAGGGTAATCCATTGAAGTATCTAGATGAAGTAATGGATGGTGAAATAGAGCAGGAAGAGTTAAGTAATCAGCAGATGGATATTGCTAAAAAAATGAAAGACGGATATTATTTTATAGATTTACAGGAACTCGAACTGACTAATCCAGAGATATCATCCAAGATGGCAATAAATCCTTATTTAGAAAATGATGAAGTGGAAAAAATTGAAATACGTTGTTGTCATGTACCGCCATGGCTAGTAAATAAAGAAAATAATGGTGAGATAAAATTGGAAGTTAATGAAATTGGAAGAAATGATTATAAAGTTATACTATGCAAAAAATAA
- a CDS encoding tyrosine-type recombinase/integrase produces the protein MINCINNYKNYLFDSGKSENTIYAYVTDVSLYLKFLTKKDLDLYSSDKLTVMSYIDNLINQGKSERSINRIVISLRNFYSYLKNETLIKEVPKIEYKSTKNNRKLPQILTVEEVDKIIRIVEKDCSKGIRDNALLELMYATGMKVSELISVNVEDVNLDLNFVRCTDNRHFERLIPIGRSACKALEEYLSIRYKIAQCGVANLFVNLNGNKLTRQGIWRIVKEYSRKAGIDKDVNLNTFRHSFAVHLLQNGANVRAVQKLLGNQVLTYMDTYYEIINNDKINYIYMHTHPRA, from the coding sequence ATGATAAATTGTATAAATAATTATAAAAATTATTTGTTTGATAGTGGGAAAAGTGAGAATACAATATATGCATATGTAACTGATGTAAGCCTTTATCTTAAATTCTTAACTAAAAAGGATTTAGATTTGTACAGTAGTGATAAGTTAACAGTAATGTCATATATTGATAATTTAATCAATCAGGGAAAATCAGAAAGATCTATAAATAGAATTGTAATTAGTCTTAGAAATTTCTATTCATATTTAAAAAATGAAACATTAATAAAAGAAGTCCCTAAAATTGAATATAAAAGTACTAAGAATAATAGAAAATTGCCGCAAATCTTAACAGTTGAAGAAGTTGACAAAATAATTAGAATCGTTGAAAAGGATTGTTCTAAAGGGATACGGGATAATGCATTATTAGAACTTATGTATGCTACTGGAATGAAAGTTTCTGAATTAATTTCAGTGAATGTTGAAGATGTTAACCTTGATTTAAATTTTGTAAGATGCACTGACAACAGACATTTTGAAAGGCTTATCCCAATTGGAAGGAGTGCTTGTAAAGCCCTAGAAGAATATTTAAGTATAAGATATAAAATTGCACAATGTGGAGTAGCTAATCTTTTTGTAAATTTAAATGGAAATAAACTTACTAGACAAGGTATTTGGAGAATTGTAAAAGAGTATTCAAGAAAAGCTGGAATAGATAAAGATGTAAATTTAAATACTTTCAGGCATTCTTTTGCAGTTCATTTACTTCAAAATGGAGCAAATGTACGAGCAGTTCAAAAGTTGCTTGGTAATCAAGTCTTAACTTATATGGATACCTATTATGAGATTATTAATAATGATAAGATAAATTATATTTATATGCATACCCACCCAAGAGCTTAA
- a CDS encoding C39 family peptidase: MKKNIISRFIATALVFSTLVIGNTTAAQAKTLNPNTGKSNTTVSNLNGNNGQALNTSWGLGSKQTEYVSNNKSYDWYIDQGHTGQDSNNNCGPTSTVMALKWLKPNFIGTVEAARNTYPENDGWWYTNDVTNFLDLNNVKTYAVKQNVTENLLKSELKKGNIAILCVKMSYIPYNKNSEQRVGRFYSYDGGHFIVVKGYRVVDGKTYFEVYDPNNWDEQYNDGQEKGKDRYYLSANLVKAASVWWNYSIVIQPSSNY; the protein is encoded by the coding sequence ATGAAAAAAAATATAATATCTCGTTTTATTGCTACAGCATTAGTATTTTCAACATTAGTAATTGGAAACACTACAGCTGCACAAGCTAAAACATTAAACCCAAACACTGGGAAATCTAACACTACAGTATCAAATTTAAATGGAAATAATGGACAAGCATTAAATACTAGCTGGGGATTAGGTTCAAAACAAACCGAATATGTTAGTAATAACAAATCCTATGATTGGTATATAGATCAAGGACACACAGGTCAAGATTCAAATAATAATTGCGGTCCAACTAGTACTGTGATGGCACTTAAGTGGCTTAAGCCTAATTTCATTGGAACTGTTGAAGCTGCAAGAAACACTTATCCTGAAAATGATGGTTGGTGGTATACAAACGATGTTACAAACTTCCTTGATTTAAATAACGTAAAAACATATGCCGTTAAACAAAATGTTACAGAAAATCTTTTAAAAAGTGAATTAAAAAAAGGTAACATAGCTATACTATGTGTTAAAATGTCTTACATACCTTATAATAAAAATAGTGAACAAAGAGTAGGACGATTCTATAGTTATGATGGTGGACATTTCATTGTAGTAAAGGGTTATAGAGTTGTAGATGGAAAAACTTATTTTGAAGTTTATGATCCAAATAATTGGGATGAACAATATAACGATGGACAAGAAAAAGGGAAAGATAGATACTACTTATCAGCAAATTTAGTAAAAGCAGCAAGTGTTTGGTGGAATTACTCTATCGTGATACAACCAAGTTCAAACTATTAA
- a CDS encoding helix-turn-helix transcriptional regulator, translated as MENQKSLTAVDVAELLKITKNTVYEMVKRGELPGYKVGKKLRIDKADVENYINNQKMPLKYSNPLVLNNEVAQKETKNNILKFESNNDIIISGQDVILDILAESIRAKVNDIRVLRSNTGSYAGLYDLYNDKISAASAHLWDGDTGEYNLAFVRKMMPGIPCLIINLAYRNVGFYVAKGNPYNINSWSDLVNPNISMINREKGSGIRILLDEKLRAAKIPNEQINGYNTEKQSHFAVARSIARGEGDVGIGNEKIAKQVEEIDFIKLQEERYDLVIKEADLKYSIYQLIVNTVQSEEFKKEIQSLGGYDLKDSGKILAKT; from the coding sequence ATGGAGAATCAGAAATCCCTAACAGCAGTAGACGTTGCAGAACTGTTGAAGATTACTAAAAATACTGTTTATGAGATGGTGAAAAGAGGAGAACTGCCAGGTTATAAGGTTGGGAAAAAATTAAGAATAGATAAAGCTGATGTTGAAAATTATATAAATAATCAAAAGATGCCGTTAAAATATAGTAATCCGTTGGTTTTAAATAATGAAGTGGCACAAAAAGAAACCAAAAATAATATTCTAAAATTTGAAAGTAATAATGATATTATAATATCGGGGCAGGATGTAATTTTAGATATTTTGGCAGAAAGTATAAGGGCAAAGGTTAATGATATACGAGTACTTAGATCTAATACTGGAAGTTATGCTGGACTTTATGATTTATATAATGATAAAATTTCTGCAGCATCAGCGCATTTATGGGACGGAGATACAGGTGAGTATAATTTAGCATTCGTTAGGAAAATGATGCCTGGAATCCCATGTTTAATTATAAATTTGGCATATAGAAATGTTGGTTTTTATGTGGCTAAAGGAAATCCTTATAATATAAATAGTTGGAGCGATTTAGTTAATCCCAATATATCTATGATTAATAGAGAAAAAGGTTCTGGTATAAGGATTTTATTAGATGAGAAATTAAGAGCAGCTAAAATTCCAAATGAGCAAATAAATGGATATAATACAGAAAAACAGTCTCATTTTGCGGTAGCTAGAAGTATTGCCAGAGGTGAAGGCGATGTTGGAATTGGGAATGAAAAAATTGCAAAACAGGTAGAGGAGATTGATTTTATTAAGCTTCAAGAAGAAAGATATGATTTAGTTATTAAAGAAGCAGATTTAAAGTATTCTATATATCAATTAATTGTTAATACAGTTCAAAGTGAAGAATTTAAAAAAGAAATACAAAGCTTGGGTGGATATGATTTAAAAGATAGTGGAAAAATACTTGCTAAAACATAA
- a CDS encoding TOBE domain-containing protein → MKLSARNQFAGKVVEIKEGAVNASVKIEIAKDIVISSTISMEAVKELNLKVGSDATAVIKATSVMVMA, encoded by the coding sequence ATGAAGTTAAGTGCAAGAAATCAATTCGCTGGAAAAGTGGTAGAAATCAAGGAAGGAGCAGTAAATGCATCTGTAAAAATAGAAATAGCTAAAGATATAGTTATTTCATCTACTATATCAATGGAGGCTGTAAAAGAATTAAATTTAAAAGTTGGTTCAGATGCTACTGCAGTCATTAAAGCTACATCAGTTATGGTAATGGCTTAA
- the spoIIM gene encoding stage II sporulation protein M, with protein MNYLLNKLNATFRDKKAYFFIVLIMFCLGISFGLYTVKYMGTSDKRDLTNYFSSFANSIGSQPTNYGNLLFEVIKKNILLIIPIFLLGLTFFGAPVILILDLLKGFTLGYTFSFIVITFEGKGLGLALASVIPQNLIYIPCYIALSVISLSMSTEKFKGKFIKRVKIQSQFFDGVFSKLIVIIILFAIGILIETYVSPSLIRFVAQKFYL; from the coding sequence ATGAATTATTTACTTAATAAACTAAATGCTACTTTTAGGGATAAAAAAGCCTATTTTTTTATTGTATTAATAATGTTTTGTTTAGGAATATCCTTTGGACTTTATACTGTAAAATATATGGGGACATCGGATAAAAGAGATTTAACTAATTATTTTTCTAGTTTTGCTAATTCCATTGGCAGTCAACCTACTAATTATGGGAATTTACTATTTGAAGTCATAAAGAAAAATATATTACTAATTATACCTATATTTTTATTAGGTTTAACATTTTTTGGAGCCCCGGTTATATTGATTTTAGATTTACTAAAAGGTTTTACATTAGGGTATACTTTTTCTTTTATTGTTATAACTTTTGAAGGAAAAGGTCTTGGACTAGCCTTGGCATCTGTTATTCCTCAAAACTTAATATATATTCCCTGTTATATAGCATTGAGTGTTATCAGTTTATCCATGTCAACAGAAAAATTCAAAGGAAAATTTATTAAACGAGTAAAGATTCAAAGTCAATTTTTTGATGGTGTTTTTTCTAAGTTAATTGTAATCATAATACTTTTTGCAATTGGTATATTAATTGAAACTTATGTTTCACCATCTTTAATACGATTTGTGGCACAAAAATTCTATTTATAA
- a CDS encoding TOBE domain-containing protein, translating into MKLSARNQLAGKVVEIKEGAVNATVKIEIAKDIVISSTISLDAVKELRLTVGSDATAVIKATSVMVMA; encoded by the coding sequence ATGAAATTAAGCGCAAGAAATCAATTAGCAGGAAAAGTTGTAGAAATTAAAGAAGGGGCAGTAAATGCAACTGTAAAAATCGAAATTGCTAAAGATATAGTAATTTCATCAACAATTTCATTAGATGCAGTTAAAGAATTACGTTTAACAGTAGGATCAGATGCTACTGCAGTGATTAAAGCAACTTCAGTTATGGTTATGGCATAA
- the modA gene encoding molybdate ABC transporter substrate-binding protein: MKKNIIFSTLMTIILSVSIISCGTQKDSPSAPKDTASTEKAIELNISAAASLKEAMTDIQTEFKKVKPNVTLTVNFGASGSLQQQIEQGAPCDIFISAGQSQMKALDSKSLLLENTKKDLVKNDLVLVGPKDTKLTGLADLNTDKVKKIAVGEPKSVPAGQYADEVFTKLGIKDAITSKLVFAKDVKEVLAWSTSGNADIGFVYKSDALSSKDAKIIETVPDDKHSPITYPIGIIKASKNADAAKSFEDFLFTDTCKKIFEKYGYGIA; encoded by the coding sequence ATGAAAAAAAATATTATATTTTCAACATTAATGACAATTATTCTATCCGTATCAATTATTTCATGTGGCACACAAAAAGATTCCCCTTCTGCACCTAAGGATACAGCATCTACTGAAAAAGCTATTGAATTAAACATATCTGCTGCTGCTAGCTTAAAAGAAGCAATGACTGATATTCAAACTGAATTTAAAAAGGTTAAACCCAATGTAACCTTAACAGTTAATTTTGGTGCTTCAGGTTCTCTTCAACAACAAATTGAACAAGGAGCTCCTTGTGATATCTTTATTTCAGCAGGCCAAAGTCAAATGAAAGCTTTAGATAGTAAATCTTTACTTCTTGAGAATACCAAGAAGGATTTAGTTAAAAATGATTTAGTACTTGTTGGACCAAAAGATACTAAATTAACTGGATTAGCAGATTTAAATACCGATAAGGTCAAAAAGATTGCTGTGGGTGAACCTAAGAGTGTACCTGCTGGACAATATGCAGATGAAGTATTTACTAAGCTTGGTATAAAAGATGCAATAACATCAAAACTTGTATTTGCAAAGGATGTAAAAGAAGTACTTGCCTGGTCTACTTCCGGAAATGCTGATATAGGTTTTGTTTATAAAAGTGATGCACTAAGTAGTAAGGATGCAAAAATTATTGAAACAGTTCCTGATGACAAGCACTCACCAATTACATACCCGATCGGAATAATTAAGGCTAGTAAAAATGCTGATGCAGCAAAATCATTTGAGGACTTTCTATTTACTGACACATGCAAAAAGATCTTTGAAAAATATGGTTATGGTATAGCTTAA
- a CDS encoding ABC transporter substrate-binding protein, with protein sequence MKTIIDKSEYDFIGLLPCPIKVPVEISFNNMINNLKNVENFKYLLEGNANYEVMWMDESSHVPLKDELPKIIISSGINSFYRNDFRTTALKEKYFKKVHNTNYEYIDSDFNDPEGNYYIISLNYLVMAVDLTKLKNRNIPKSWKELLNSSLKKEVAIRGKKGKYCETTLLGIYKEFGMEGIRKLKEIVGYGGHPAEMVKNMGKAVDNSPTVSILPYFYANLLKNNKNIKLVWPEEGAIISPITLLVQKDTSDELESIVNYFNDEEFRSICKDAMLPHPVDYLKYLRDNNYRLNWVGWDFIKNNDINKLMLKLNDFFKE encoded by the coding sequence ATGAAAACTATTATTGATAAGTCTGAATATGATTTTATTGGACTATTACCGTGTCCGATTAAGGTTCCTGTAGAGATTAGCTTTAATAATATGATAAATAATTTAAAAAATGTAGAGAACTTTAAATATCTTCTAGAAGGAAATGCAAACTATGAGGTGATGTGGATGGATGAATCATCTCATGTACCACTCAAAGATGAGTTGCCAAAGATAATTATAAGCTCTGGAATTAATAGTTTTTATAGAAATGATTTTAGAACTACCGCTCTTAAGGAAAAATATTTCAAAAAAGTTCATAATACTAATTATGAATACATTGATAGTGATTTTAATGATCCAGAAGGAAATTATTATATAATTTCTTTGAATTATTTAGTTATGGCAGTAGATTTAACAAAATTAAAAAATAGAAACATTCCTAAGTCATGGAAAGAACTATTAAATAGTTCTTTAAAAAAAGAAGTTGCTATAAGGGGTAAAAAAGGTAAGTATTGTGAGACGACTTTATTAGGAATTTACAAAGAATTTGGCATGGAAGGAATTAGAAAATTAAAAGAAATTGTTGGTTATGGAGGTCATCCTGCTGAAATGGTTAAAAATATGGGAAAGGCAGTGGATAATTCACCAACTGTAAGCATTTTGCCGTATTTTTACGCTAATTTACTTAAAAACAACAAAAATATTAAGCTTGTATGGCCTGAAGAGGGAGCAATTATTAGCCCAATTACCTTATTGGTTCAAAAGGATACTTCAGATGAATTGGAAAGTATAGTTAATTATTTTAATGATGAAGAATTTAGAAGCATATGCAAAGATGCAATGTTACCACATCCAGTAGATTATTTAAAATATTTAAGAGATAATAATTATAGGCTAAACTGGGTGGGATGGGATTTTATAAAGAATAATGATATTAATAAATTAATGTTAAAATTAAATGATTTCTTTAAAGAATAA